A region of Asticcacaulis excentricus DNA encodes the following proteins:
- a CDS encoding N-formylglutamate amidohydrolase, with amino-acid sequence MADLSSPVETVPAVDVRRPAVKGCGLVFALPHSGPYLPPAFVAAARYEAQHLRMTEDAFVDALIGFETLEGVWAVRANYSRAYVDVNRHPLELDPRLIRGALPKGALSQSLRVRSGYGVIPRCLSGGREIHAQPISYDEAARRLAQVHVPYHRALTEALAEAKSAHGRVTLIDWHSMPSTTLKPGSEAQPSAKLADIVLGDLHGEACAPGLTAFVRQVFEAHGFRVAHNHPFAGGYTLERYAQPPKGVEALQIELNRGLYMDEATLTLSPNAGRMKAAIAAVIDGLKRR; translated from the coding sequence ATGGCCGATCTTTCATCCCCAGTTGAAACCGTCCCTGCCGTGGATGTGCGCCGTCCGGCGGTAAAGGGTTGCGGGCTGGTGTTCGCTTTGCCGCATTCGGGACCGTATCTGCCGCCGGCCTTTGTGGCGGCGGCGCGCTACGAGGCGCAACACCTGCGCATGACCGAAGACGCCTTTGTTGACGCGCTGATCGGCTTTGAGACGCTGGAAGGGGTGTGGGCGGTGCGGGCCAATTACAGCCGCGCCTATGTCGATGTGAACCGCCACCCGCTGGAGCTGGACCCGCGCCTGATCCGCGGCGCGCTGCCGAAAGGGGCGCTCAGCCAGTCGCTGCGCGTGCGCTCCGGTTACGGCGTCATTCCGCGCTGCCTGTCGGGCGGGCGGGAGATTCACGCGCAGCCGATCAGCTATGACGAGGCGGCGCGGCGTCTGGCGCAGGTGCACGTCCCTTATCACCGCGCGCTGACCGAAGCGCTGGCCGAAGCCAAGTCGGCGCACGGGCGGGTGACGCTGATCGACTGGCACTCCATGCCCTCGACGACGCTCAAACCGGGCTCGGAGGCCCAGCCGTCAGCGAAACTGGCGGATATTGTGCTGGGGGATCTGCATGGTGAGGCGTGCGCGCCCGGCCTGACGGCCTTTGTGCGGCAGGTGTTTGAAGCGCACGGCTTCCGCGTGGCGCATAACCATCCCTTTGCCGGCGGCTATACGCTTGAACGCTACGCCCAGCCGCCCAAGGGGGTGGAGGCGCTACAGATCGAGCTGAACCGCGGGCTCTACATGGATGAGGCAACCCTGACCCTCAGCCCCAATGCCGGGCGCATGAAGGCGGCCATCGCGGCCGTGATCGACGGGCTGAAGCGAAGGTAA
- a CDS encoding DUF599 domain-containing protein: MELIVKLFGSWRDFAALLVFIFCWLGYEPVLKALSKKSGVIFKDLTIVRRAWMKEMVIRSFKLYDSNLIGHGVNSMSFFASANLILIAAVAGAIFTGDLSYKSAHALGIDTSSSALLLMKLALVMVCLARGLLNFIWALRQTNYAVAAMGAVPENIDPQSAQAFTEAVSDIFEPAMSNFSQGVRGYYFSLAAAAWLFGPIPLALASIGATALLAWRQSRSQAARGLRRMRELLEEHPYPTRTRPIYDGKIEDEPENAASQQDKTNIETKAG; the protein is encoded by the coding sequence ATGGAACTGATCGTCAAACTGTTCGGTAGCTGGCGCGATTTCGCCGCCCTTCTGGTCTTCATCTTTTGCTGGCTGGGCTATGAGCCGGTGCTCAAGGCCCTGTCCAAGAAATCGGGCGTGATCTTCAAGGACCTGACCATCGTGCGGCGCGCGTGGATGAAGGAAATGGTCATCCGCTCGTTCAAGCTCTACGACTCCAACCTCATCGGTCACGGCGTCAATTCAATGAGCTTCTTCGCTTCGGCCAACCTCATCCTGATTGCCGCCGTCGCCGGGGCCATCTTTACCGGCGACCTGTCGTACAAGAGCGCGCACGCGCTCGGTATCGACACCTCGTCCTCGGCCCTGCTCCTGATGAAGCTGGCTCTGGTCATGGTCTGTCTGGCGCGCGGGCTTCTCAACTTCATCTGGGCCCTGCGTCAGACCAACTACGCCGTGGCCGCCATGGGCGCGGTGCCCGAAAACATCGACCCGCAGAGCGCGCAGGCCTTCACCGAGGCCGTGTCGGACATTTTCGAGCCGGCCATGTCGAACTTTTCGCAGGGCGTGCGCGGTTACTATTTCTCGCTGGCCGCCGCCGCGTGGCTGTTCGGTCCGATCCCTCTGGCGCTGGCCAGCATCGGTGCCACCGCGCTCCTGGCCTGGCGGCAGTCGCGCTCACAGGCGGCGCGCGGCCTGCGGCGGATGCGTGAGCTTCTGGAGGAGCATCCCTACCCTACCCGCACCCGCCCCATCTATGACGGAAAAATAGAGGACGAACCGGAAAATGCTGCGTCGCAGCAAGATAAAACAAATATAGAAACGAAAGCTGGCTGA
- the ppa gene encoding inorganic diphosphatase produces the protein MNLDKISVGPNAPWDIHAVIEIPQGGMPVKYEMDKDSGALFVDRFLYTSMFYPGNYGFIPHTLADDGDPCDILVVGPTPVYPGVVIRSRPIGVLLMEDEAGKDEKILAVPVDKLHPYYTNVSSYRQMPAIMIEQITHFFAHYKDLEKNKETRVLGWGDPEQAAQLIREGQERLAKKIG, from the coding sequence ATGAATCTCGATAAGATTTCCGTCGGTCCGAACGCTCCCTGGGACATCCACGCCGTCATCGAAATTCCGCAGGGCGGTATGCCCGTCAAGTACGAAATGGATAAGGATTCCGGCGCGCTGTTCGTCGATCGCTTCCTTTACACCTCCATGTTCTATCCGGGTAACTACGGCTTTATCCCGCACACGCTGGCTGACGACGGCGACCCCTGTGACATTCTGGTGGTCGGTCCGACGCCGGTCTATCCGGGCGTAGTCATCCGTTCGCGCCCCATTGGTGTGCTGCTGATGGAAGACGAAGCGGGCAAGGACGAGAAGATTCTGGCCGTGCCGGTGGACAAGCTGCACCCCTACTACACCAATGTCTCGAGCTATCGTCAGATGCCGGCCATCATGATCGAGCAGATCACCCACTTCTTCGCCCACTACAAGGATCTCGAGAAGAACAAGGAAACCCGCGTTCTGGGCTGGGGCGATCCGGAGCAGGCCGCTCAGCTGATCCGCGAAGGTCAGGAACGTCTGGCCAAGAAGATCGGTTGA
- a CDS encoding YegP family protein → MAHKFLIKKNKAGEFVAYFVYNSETIFWTEGYASKASAKNAIESIKKNGPDAEIEDQTVE, encoded by the coding sequence ATGGCGCACAAGTTCCTGATCAAAAAGAACAAGGCCGGCGAATTCGTCGCCTATTTCGTCTATAATTCCGAGACGATTTTCTGGACCGAAGGCTATGCTTCCAAGGCTTCGGCCAAGAATGCCATTGAGTCGATCAAGAAGAACGGCCCGGACGCCGAGATCGAAGATCAGACGGTCGAATAG
- a CDS encoding DUF983 domain-containing protein, whose translation MTDKASLSTAISRGLRRRCPACGEGHAFRGYLKVVDTCSHCQTPLGAYPCDDGPAYVTMLLVGHLVIAPMFAFEFFWNFPLEIVVPVTLTIMGALTLLLLPFIKGGFLGLIWHHGLKRFR comes from the coding sequence ATGACCGATAAAGCCTCACTTTCGACGGCCATTTCCCGCGGCCTGCGCCGCCGCTGCCCCGCCTGTGGCGAAGGCCACGCCTTCCGGGGCTATCTCAAGGTGGTGGATACGTGCAGCCATTGTCAGACGCCGCTGGGGGCCTATCCCTGCGACGACGGCCCGGCCTATGTGACCATGCTGCTGGTCGGGCATCTGGTCATTGCACCGATGTTTGCCTTTGAGTTTTTCTGGAATTTCCCTCTGGAAATCGTGGTGCCGGTGACCCTGACCATTATGGGCGCCCTGACCCTGCTGCTGCTGCCATTCATCAAGGGCGGGTTTCTGGGCCTGATCTGGCACCACGGGCTCAAACGCTTCCGATAA
- a CDS encoding ArsR/SmtB family transcription factor: MKSSDILGEAALLEALKAMGEPTRLRLLRLLAHEELSVMELVRILNQSQPRISRHLKLMNEAGVIDRFPDGAWVFYRLSEHPALTPLIDSVLTALGDENSADLRALEEVRGQRLEAAQGYFENIAPVWDQIRSHYVDDAEVEAAIQSLVGDAPVETIVDLGTGSGRMLSLLAPNAQYAIGLDLSQQMLNIARARTREAGLSGIDFRHGDILATRLNGQSADLVVIHQVLHFLPDPGQALKEAARLLKPGGRLLIVDFAPHRLEIMRDEYQHRRLGIGDDDMGHWQKVAGLKALRSLSLPPHQEPGLTVRIWLMQKA; the protein is encoded by the coding sequence ATGAAATCGAGCGACATACTGGGCGAAGCGGCGCTGCTGGAGGCGTTAAAGGCGATGGGGGAGCCCACACGTCTGCGTCTTTTGCGTCTTTTAGCGCATGAAGAACTGTCTGTCATGGAATTGGTGCGGATTCTCAATCAGAGTCAGCCGCGCATTTCACGCCACCTCAAGCTGATGAATGAGGCCGGGGTAATTGACCGTTTTCCGGACGGGGCCTGGGTCTTCTATCGCCTGAGTGAGCATCCGGCCCTGACGCCGTTGATTGACTCAGTTCTGACGGCGCTGGGTGATGAAAACAGCGCCGATCTTCGGGCGCTGGAAGAGGTGCGCGGTCAGCGGCTTGAGGCGGCGCAGGGCTATTTCGAAAATATCGCCCCCGTATGGGACCAGATCCGCTCGCACTACGTCGATGATGCCGAGGTCGAGGCGGCCATTCAATCGCTGGTGGGCGATGCGCCGGTCGAAACCATCGTTGATCTGGGCACCGGGTCGGGGCGGATGCTCAGCCTGCTGGCCCCGAACGCGCAATACGCCATCGGGCTCGACCTGTCGCAGCAGATGCTCAACATCGCCCGCGCCCGCACGCGCGAGGCGGGCCTGAGCGGCATCGATTTCCGCCACGGCGACATCCTCGCCACCCGGCTCAATGGTCAGAGCGCCGATCTGGTCGTCATCCACCAGGTGCTGCACTTCCTACCCGATCCGGGGCAGGCGCTGAAAGAGGCGGCGCGGCTGCTGAAACCCGGCGGCCGCCTGCTGATCGTCGATTTCGCCCCGCACCGGCTGGAGATCATGCGCGACGAATATCAGCACCGTCGCCTCGGCATCGGTGATGACGATATGGGCCACTGGCAGAAGGTGGCCGGGCTTAAGGCCCTGCGCAGCCTGTCCCTCCCGCCGCATCAGGAGCCCGGTCTGACCGTGCGCATCTGGCTGATGCAAAAAGCCTGA
- the metF gene encoding methylenetetrahydrofolate reductase [NAD(P)H]: protein MAPPPAFVQSAIARSVRAGASHLNVSFEFFPPKSAEMEESLWGAIRRLEPLNPSFVSVTYGAGGSTRERTHRTVKRILDETALKPAAHLTCVEASREEVDEVIREYWNAGVRHIVALRGDPPGGLQDGQYRPRPDGYQNATELTAAIRRIGDFEVSVGVYPEKHPQSPSLDFDLDVLRQKVDAGATRGISQFFFEPETFLRFRDAVADAGIQIDLTPGIMPVTNFKGLRKMAAACEAAVPDWLQELFQGLDDDAETRKLLASAVAVEQVLGLEREGVNHFHFYTLNRAELVYSICRVLGLRDGQPTAA from the coding sequence ATGGCTCCGCCGCCCGCCTTTGTTCAGTCCGCCATTGCCCGCTCGGTCCGCGCCGGGGCGTCGCACCTCAATGTGTCGTTTGAGTTCTTCCCGCCCAAGTCGGCGGAGATGGAAGAGAGCCTGTGGGGCGCTATCCGCCGCCTTGAGCCGCTGAACCCCAGCTTCGTCTCGGTCACCTATGGGGCGGGCGGTTCGACGCGCGAGCGTACCCACCGCACGGTGAAGCGCATACTGGACGAAACCGCGCTGAAACCTGCCGCGCACCTGACCTGCGTCGAGGCCTCACGCGAAGAGGTCGATGAGGTCATCCGCGAATACTGGAACGCCGGTGTGCGCCACATCGTGGCCCTGCGTGGCGACCCGCCCGGCGGGCTTCAGGACGGTCAGTACAGGCCGCGTCCGGACGGCTATCAGAACGCCACGGAGCTGACCGCCGCCATCCGCCGCATCGGTGATTTTGAGGTCAGCGTCGGCGTCTATCCGGAAAAGCACCCGCAGTCGCCGTCTCTAGACTTTGATCTCGACGTGCTGCGTCAGAAGGTCGATGCCGGGGCGACGCGCGGCATCAGCCAGTTCTTCTTTGAGCCGGAAACCTTCCTGCGCTTCCGCGATGCCGTGGCCGATGCGGGCATTCAGATTGATCTGACGCCGGGCATCATGCCGGTCACCAATTTCAAGGGCCTGCGCAAGATGGCGGCGGCCTGCGAAGCCGCGGTGCCCGACTGGCTGCAAGAGCTTTTCCAAGGCCTCGACGACGATGCGGAGACGCGCAAACTGCTGGCCTCGGCCGTGGCGGTCGAGCAGGTGCTGGGGTTGGAGCGCGAAGGGGTGAACCATTTCCACTTCTACACGCTCAACCGGGCCGAACTGGTCTATTCCATCTGTCGCGTTCTAGGTCTAAGGGACGGTCAGCCGACCGCCGCCTGA
- a CDS encoding class I SAM-dependent methyltransferase: protein MSLQPDYASITRADPNPFKRYLQRKRFEEAIALLKGRHPALSIDYGAGDGELARQLRQACPDGEVICFEPSAQLRAQAVAHVGALSGVTVVAGIEGIADASADAIFCLEVFEHLPPEEMEAALAQMHRLLKPDGVLIIGVPVETGPVAWVKGWFRGRRRVDFDTDRYRIAQAARGDIRFERLRVDFEGGWGYYPHHLGFDYRDLLARVKAHFVIETRRSSPLALLPPEWNSELNLLLRKR, encoded by the coding sequence ATGTCTCTTCAACCTGACTACGCTTCGATTACGCGGGCGGACCCCAATCCGTTCAAGCGCTATTTGCAACGCAAGCGCTTCGAGGAGGCGATTGCCCTGCTGAAAGGTCGGCATCCGGCGCTCAGTATCGACTACGGTGCCGGTGATGGTGAACTGGCGCGGCAGCTACGTCAGGCCTGTCCCGACGGCGAGGTCATTTGCTTTGAGCCGTCGGCGCAGTTGCGAGCGCAGGCTGTGGCCCATGTCGGCGCGCTGAGCGGCGTGACGGTGGTGGCCGGGATCGAAGGGATTGCCGATGCGAGTGCGGACGCGATCTTCTGTCTGGAGGTGTTCGAGCACCTGCCACCCGAGGAGATGGAGGCGGCGCTGGCCCAGATGCACCGGCTGTTGAAGCCCGATGGCGTGCTGATTATCGGCGTGCCGGTCGAGACGGGGCCGGTGGCGTGGGTGAAGGGCTGGTTCCGCGGGCGTCGGCGAGTGGATTTCGACACGGACCGCTATCGTATCGCGCAGGCGGCGCGCGGCGATATCCGTTTCGAGCGCTTGCGCGTGGACTTTGAGGGCGGCTGGGGCTACTACCCGCACCATCTGGGCTTTGATTATCGTGATCTGCTGGCGCGCGTGAAGGCGCACTTTGTGATCGAAACGCGCCGCTCCAGCCCGCTGGCCCTGCTGCCACCGGAATGGAACAGCGAACTGAACCTGCTTCTGCGGAAGCGCTGA
- a CDS encoding homocysteine S-methyltransferase family protein: MTRQDRIDTLKAAAKERILILDGSWGVMIQRRGLDEQDFRGERFKDHVGQMKGNNDILCLTRPDIITDLHNQYYAAGADISETNTFSATTIAMDDYHLDAQACWDINYEGAKLARAAADAWTAKEPEKPRFVAGSIGPLNKMLSMSSDVNDPGARSVTFDQVYEAYKQQIRALNEGGVDLYLVETITDTLNCKAALKAIMDLEDEGLDKLPIWISGTITDRSGRTLSGQTAEAFWNSVKHAKPFAIGFNCALGADLMRPHIAELARVADTLVAAYPNAGLPNAMGQYDEQPHETAHELHEWAKDGLVNILGGCCGTTPDHIKHVADEVRGFAPRVPPERPRALRLAGLEPFELN, encoded by the coding sequence ATGACCCGTCAGGACCGCATTGACACCCTGAAAGCCGCCGCCAAGGAACGCATCCTGATCCTCGACGGATCATGGGGCGTGATGATCCAGCGGCGTGGCCTCGATGAGCAGGATTTCCGCGGTGAGCGCTTCAAGGACCATGTTGGTCAGATGAAGGGCAATAACGACATCCTGTGCCTGACCCGCCCGGACATCATCACCGACCTGCACAATCAATACTATGCGGCGGGGGCTGATATTTCCGAGACCAATACCTTCTCGGCGACGACCATTGCCATGGACGACTATCACCTTGATGCGCAGGCCTGCTGGGACATCAATTACGAAGGGGCGAAGCTGGCGCGCGCCGCCGCCGATGCCTGGACGGCGAAGGAGCCGGAAAAGCCGCGCTTTGTGGCGGGCTCGATCGGGCCGCTGAACAAGATGCTGTCCATGTCGTCGGACGTGAATGACCCCGGCGCGCGCAGCGTCACCTTCGATCAGGTCTATGAGGCCTATAAGCAGCAGATTCGCGCGCTGAACGAAGGTGGGGTGGACCTCTATCTGGTTGAGACCATTACCGACACGCTGAACTGCAAGGCGGCGCTCAAGGCCATTATGGACCTTGAGGACGAGGGGCTCGACAAGCTGCCGATCTGGATTTCGGGCACCATTACCGACCGCTCGGGCCGTACCCTCAGCGGGCAGACGGCGGAGGCCTTCTGGAACTCGGTCAAGCACGCCAAACCGTTTGCCATCGGCTTTAACTGCGCGCTGGGGGCCGACCTGATGCGCCCCCACATTGCCGAGCTGGCGCGCGTGGCCGATACGCTGGTCGCCGCCTATCCCAATGCCGGCCTGCCCAACGCCATGGGGCAGTATGACGAGCAGCCGCACGAAACGGCGCACGAACTGCACGAATGGGCCAAGGACGGGCTGGTCAATATTCTGGGGGGCTGCTGCGGCACGACACCCGACCATATCAAACACGTCGCCGATGAGGTGCGCGGGTTTGCGCCGCGCGTCCCGCCGGAGCGCCCGCGCGCCCTGCGTCTGGCGGGCCTTGAACCGTTTGAATTGAATTGA
- a CDS encoding D-alanine--D-alanine ligase family protein yields MRLTLLFGGLSRERLVAVATTQSLHKALPEADLWFWDEDNHVYEASSLALLGHQRPFEVPFRADGHDLGTIDQALDRAAAEDRVLVLGLHGGIAENGEFQVKCEARGVPFTGSGSAASHLSFDKVSAKRFAACAGVPSPAGIALSDLDAAFAEYGKLVAKPAQDGSSFGLIFVNSTNDLVAVREAANEQPYLIEPFVTGAEATCAVLEQADGSLIALPPIEIIPDRGAFDYHSKYLSNQTQEICPARFAPEVMAEIQRLAIAAHKALSCRGYTRSDFIVSDKGPVFIETNTLPGMTASSLYPKALAAQGIGFVDFLHGQVDIAVRRAGK; encoded by the coding sequence ATGCGTCTGACCCTGCTTTTCGGCGGCCTGAGCCGCGAGCGTCTGGTGGCCGTCGCCACCACCCAATCCCTGCACAAGGCCCTGCCCGAAGCCGATCTATGGTTCTGGGACGAGGACAATCACGTCTATGAGGCCTCGTCTCTGGCGCTTCTGGGCCATCAGCGGCCGTTCGAGGTGCCCTTCCGCGCCGATGGCCACGATCTGGGGACCATTGATCAGGCGCTGGACAGGGCCGCCGCCGAAGACCGCGTGCTGGTGCTTGGCCTGCACGGTGGCATTGCCGAAAATGGCGAGTTTCAGGTTAAGTGCGAGGCGAGGGGCGTGCCCTTCACCGGCTCCGGTTCGGCGGCTTCGCATCTGTCTTTCGATAAGGTCTCGGCCAAGCGCTTTGCCGCCTGCGCCGGGGTGCCGTCTCCGGCGGGCATTGCGCTCAGTGACCTTGACGCCGCCTTTGCCGAATATGGCAAGCTGGTCGCCAAGCCGGCGCAGGACGGGTCGAGCTTCGGCCTGATCTTCGTCAACTCGACCAATGACCTTGTGGCGGTGCGCGAAGCCGCCAATGAACAGCCCTATCTGATCGAGCCGTTTGTGACGGGGGCCGAGGCGACCTGCGCCGTGCTTGAGCAGGCCGACGGGTCGCTGATCGCCCTGCCGCCCATCGAGATCATCCCTGACCGCGGGGCCTTTGATTACCACTCCAAATATCTGTCCAACCAGACGCAGGAAATCTGCCCCGCGCGCTTTGCGCCGGAGGTGATGGCGGAGATTCAGCGGCTGGCCATTGCGGCGCATAAGGCGCTGTCGTGCCGGGGCTATACGCGGTCGGACTTCATCGTCTCCGATAAGGGCCCGGTGTTTATCGAAACCAACACCCTGCCCGGTATGACGGCCTCGTCGCTGTACCCCAAGGCGCTGGCGGCGCAGGGGATTGGCTTTGTCGATTTCCTGCACGGTCAGGTCGATATTGCGGTCAGGCGGGCGGGGAAATAG
- the metH gene encoding methionine synthase translates to MTTIMTPTFINIGERTNVTGSAKFRKLIVEGNYTAALDVARQQVEAGAQIIDINMDEGLLDAVKAMTTFLNLLAAEPDIARVPVMIDSSKWEVIEAGLKCVQGKAIVNSISMKEGEDIFRHHARECLKYGAAVVVMAFDEVGQADTAARKIDICTRAYNILVGEVGFPPEDIIFDPNIFAVATGIEEHDNYAVDFIEATRTIKQTLPYARISGGVSNVSFSFRGNEPVRRAIHSVFLYHAIKAGMDMGIVNAGDLPVYDDIDAELREAVEDVILNRPQRHNVSNTEWLVDLAPKYKGEKGQVEAKTLAWREGSVEDRLKHALVHGITEFIEADTEEARQQAERPLHVIEGPLMAGMNVVGDLFGAGKMFLPQVVKSARVMKQSVAYLMPFMEAEKDGAEHQSAGKILMATVKGDVHDIGKNIVGVVLQCNNYEVVDLGVMVPADRILEEAKKHKVDMIGLSGLITPSLDEMVFVAREMQRQGFDIPLLIGGATTSKTHTAVKIEPGYSNGQTVYVLDASRAVGVVSQLLSDTDKAQFIADTRSDYEKVRLAYGKGDQKPRSDLKEARSKKFVIDFAAEAPVAPTFLGTRTFSPYDLHDLADHIDWTPFFATWELAGRFPDILEDEIVGEAATALYADAQAMLKRILDEKWFEARGVVGFWPANATEDDDIEVYEDETRSKVIARFHTLRQQMKKTRDDQSNTALSDFVAPKGTPDWIGGFAVTAGHGEMEIAAKFKAAGDDYNAILATALADRLAEAFAEALHKRVRRELWAYAADEDLDVAGLIAEQYKGIRPAPGYPAQPDHTEKWTLFDLLDARAKAGMELTESLAMTPPASVSGLYFAHPKSHYFGVGKIEKDQVEDYARRKGWSVDEAERWLSPILNYVP, encoded by the coding sequence ATGACCACGATTATGACCCCCACCTTCATCAATATCGGCGAACGCACCAATGTCACGGGTTCGGCCAAGTTCCGTAAGCTGATCGTCGAAGGCAACTACACCGCCGCGCTCGATGTGGCGCGTCAGCAGGTGGAGGCCGGGGCGCAGATCATCGACATCAATATGGACGAAGGCCTGCTCGATGCGGTGAAGGCCATGACGACCTTCCTCAACCTGCTGGCCGCCGAACCCGATATCGCCCGCGTGCCGGTGATGATCGACTCGTCGAAGTGGGAGGTGATTGAGGCGGGCCTAAAATGCGTGCAGGGCAAGGCCATCGTCAACTCCATCTCGATGAAAGAGGGCGAAGACATCTTCCGCCACCACGCCCGCGAATGCCTGAAATACGGCGCGGCGGTAGTGGTCATGGCCTTTGACGAGGTGGGGCAGGCCGACACGGCGGCGCGCAAGATCGACATCTGTACGCGCGCCTACAACATCCTTGTGGGCGAGGTGGGCTTCCCGCCCGAAGACATCATCTTCGACCCCAATATCTTCGCCGTGGCGACGGGGATCGAGGAACACGACAACTACGCCGTGGACTTTATCGAAGCGACGCGGACGATCAAACAGACCCTGCCCTATGCGCGCATATCGGGCGGCGTGTCGAACGTCAGCTTCTCCTTCCGTGGCAATGAGCCGGTGCGCCGCGCCATCCACTCGGTGTTCCTGTATCACGCCATCAAGGCCGGCATGGATATGGGCATCGTCAATGCCGGCGACCTGCCGGTCTATGACGATATCGACGCCGAACTACGCGAAGCGGTCGAGGATGTGATCCTCAATCGCCCTCAACGCCACAATGTCAGCAATACCGAATGGCTGGTCGATCTGGCTCCCAAATACAAGGGCGAGAAGGGGCAGGTTGAGGCCAAAACTCTGGCCTGGCGCGAAGGCTCTGTCGAAGACCGCCTGAAACATGCTCTCGTGCACGGCATCACCGAATTTATCGAAGCCGATACCGAAGAGGCGCGGCAACAGGCTGAGCGTCCTCTGCACGTCATCGAAGGCCCTCTGATGGCCGGGATGAATGTGGTTGGCGACCTGTTCGGGGCGGGCAAGATGTTCCTGCCGCAGGTGGTTAAATCCGCCCGCGTCATGAAGCAGTCGGTGGCGTACCTCATGCCCTTCATGGAGGCCGAAAAAGACGGCGCCGAGCATCAGTCGGCGGGCAAGATCCTGATGGCCACGGTCAAGGGCGACGTCCACGATATCGGCAAGAACATCGTCGGCGTGGTCCTGCAATGTAACAATTACGAGGTGGTCGATCTCGGGGTCATGGTGCCTGCTGATCGCATCCTCGAAGAGGCCAAAAAGCACAAGGTCGATATGATCGGCCTTTCGGGCCTGATCACGCCGTCGCTGGATGAAATGGTGTTTGTGGCGCGCGAAATGCAGCGTCAGGGCTTTGATATTCCGCTGCTGATCGGCGGGGCGACGACCTCGAAAACCCATACGGCGGTGAAGATCGAGCCGGGCTACAGCAACGGGCAGACCGTCTATGTGCTCGACGCCTCGCGCGCCGTGGGCGTGGTGTCGCAACTGCTGTCCGACACGGATAAGGCGCAGTTCATCGCCGATACCCGCTCCGACTATGAGAAGGTGCGTCTGGCCTATGGCAAGGGCGATCAAAAGCCGCGTTCGGACCTTAAAGAAGCGCGTTCAAAGAAGTTTGTCATCGACTTTGCGGCCGAAGCCCCCGTCGCGCCAACCTTCCTTGGAACGCGCACCTTCAGCCCCTATGATCTGCACGATCTGGCCGACCATATTGACTGGACGCCGTTCTTTGCCACCTGGGAGCTGGCCGGGCGCTTCCCGGACATCCTTGAGGACGAGATTGTGGGCGAGGCGGCCACCGCCCTCTATGCCGATGCGCAGGCCATGCTGAAGCGCATTCTGGACGAAAAATGGTTTGAGGCGCGCGGCGTCGTCGGCTTCTGGCCCGCCAATGCTACCGAAGACGACGATATCGAAGTCTATGAAGACGAGACGCGCTCAAAGGTCATCGCCCGCTTCCACACCCTGCGTCAGCAGATGAAGAAGACGCGCGACGATCAGTCGAACACGGCCTTGAGCGACTTTGTGGCCCCGAAAGGCACCCCCGACTGGATCGGCGGCTTTGCCGTCACCGCCGGGCATGGCGAAATGGAGATCGCGGCGAAGTTCAAGGCGGCGGGCGACGACTATAACGCCATTCTGGCCACTGCTCTGGCCGACCGTCTGGCCGAAGCCTTTGCCGAAGCTCTGCACAAGCGCGTGCGCCGAGAGTTGTGGGCCTATGCCGCCGACGAAGACCTTGATGTCGCCGGTCTGATCGCCGAGCAGTATAAGGGCATCCGCCCGGCACCCGGCTATCCGGCCCAGCCCGACCACACCGAAAAATGGACCCTGTTCGACCTTCTGGACGCGCGGGCAAAGGCGGGGATGGAACTGACCGAAAGCCTCGCCATGACGCCGCCGGCCTCGGTATCGGGCCTCTATTTCGCGCATCCGAAGTCGCACTATTTCGGCGTCGGCAAGATCGAAAAGGATCAGGTCGAAGACTATGCCCGCCGCAAGGGCTGGAGCGTAGATGAGGCCGAGCGGTGGCTGAGCCCGATCCTGAACTACGTGCCGTGA